A genomic window from Actinomycetota bacterium includes:
- the rapZ gene encoding RNase adapter RapZ, whose protein sequence is MPTEDTSPFELVVISGLSGAGQSEATKTFEDMGYFVMDNLPPSVLEQVADLCRVSRIRRAAVVVRPSGREFFQEFFAELGSAFTRLRKRGVRLRIVFLDASDEALLRRYEEKRRPHPLAVTDRVREGIERERELLRVLRDDADIVIDTSSLTPHELRRRIQSLFVAETEEDVGLQVTVQSFGFKHGMPIDADMLFDTRFLPNPHWEPDLRPLPGTDERVRDYVLGQPDAGEYLGRIEDMLAFLLPGFVREGKHYLTVAIGCTGGHHRSVVFAEELARFIRENGYSCALLHRDLDRG, encoded by the coding sequence GTGCCCACGGAGGACACCTCCCCGTTCGAACTCGTCGTCATCTCGGGGCTCTCCGGCGCCGGGCAGAGCGAGGCGACGAAGACGTTCGAGGACATGGGCTACTTCGTGATGGACAACCTGCCCCCCTCGGTGCTCGAGCAGGTGGCAGACCTGTGCCGGGTCTCCCGGATACGCCGGGCCGCGGTCGTGGTGAGGCCGTCCGGTCGGGAGTTCTTCCAGGAGTTCTTCGCCGAGCTCGGGAGCGCGTTCACCCGGCTGCGCAAGAGGGGGGTCCGGCTCCGGATCGTGTTCCTCGACGCATCCGACGAGGCCCTCCTGCGCCGGTACGAGGAGAAGAGGCGTCCGCACCCGCTGGCGGTCACGGACCGGGTGCGGGAGGGCATCGAGCGCGAGCGCGAGCTCCTTCGTGTGCTCCGCGACGACGCGGACATCGTGATCGACACGAGCAGCCTGACCCCCCACGAGCTCCGTCGGCGGATCCAGAGCCTCTTCGTCGCCGAGACCGAGGAGGACGTCGGCCTCCAGGTCACGGTCCAGAGCTTCGGCTTCAAGCACGGCATGCCGATCGACGCCGACATGCTCTTCGACACCCGCTTCCTGCCCAACCCGCACTGGGAGCCGGACCTCCGCCCCCTCCCCGGGACGGACGAGCGGGTGCGCGACTACGTGCTCGGACAGCCCGACGCGGGCGAGTACCTGGGCCGCATCGAGGACATGCTTGCCTTCCTGCTGCCGGGGTTCGTCCGAGAGGGCAAGCATTACCTGACCGTGGCGATCGGGTGCACCGGGGGACACCACCGGTCGGTCGTCTTCGCGGAGGAGCTGGCCCGGTTCATCCGGGAGAACGGGTACAGCTGCGCCCTGCTGCATCGGGACCTCGACCGCGGCTAG
- the gap gene encoding type I glyceraldehyde-3-phosphate dehydrogenase, with amino-acid sequence MAVRVGINGFGRIGRNFVRAILANPDAGVELVAVNDPFADAHTMSHLLRYDSVHGVLPQEVKATDDGIALDGMSFRKLEEREPAQIPWGDLGVQVVIESSGVFTAREKAAGHLAGGARKVVISAPSPDADVTVCVGINDDTYDPSQHDVISNASCTTNCLAPLARVLHDSFGIERGLITTVHAYTSDQNLHDLATPSRSGKPDLRRMRAAAMSIIPNTTGAAKAIGLVVPELKGKLDGMALRVPVPDGSITDLVAVVDGEPSAEDVNAAFRDAAGGRYSSVLQYTDDALVSQDIVGNPSSCIFSAKDTMTNGNVVKVLGWYDNEWGFSCRLVDLCAVLERAGL; translated from the coding sequence ATGGCCGTACGCGTAGGGATAAACGGGTTCGGACGCATCGGGCGCAACTTCGTGCGGGCGATCCTGGCCAACCCCGACGCCGGCGTCGAGCTGGTCGCGGTGAACGACCCCTTCGCGGACGCCCACACGATGTCGCACCTGCTCAGGTACGACTCCGTGCACGGGGTGCTGCCCCAGGAGGTGAAGGCGACCGACGACGGCATCGCGTTGGACGGGATGTCCTTCCGCAAGCTCGAGGAGCGGGAACCGGCCCAGATCCCGTGGGGGGACCTCGGGGTCCAGGTGGTGATCGAGTCGTCCGGGGTGTTCACGGCGCGCGAGAAGGCGGCCGGACACCTCGCGGGCGGCGCGCGCAAGGTGGTGATCTCGGCTCCCAGCCCGGACGCCGACGTCACCGTCTGCGTCGGGATCAACGACGACACCTACGACCCATCGCAGCACGACGTGATCAGCAACGCCTCGTGCACGACGAACTGCCTGGCTCCCCTGGCCCGCGTCCTTCACGACTCGTTCGGGATCGAGCGGGGCCTCATCACGACCGTCCACGCGTACACCTCCGACCAGAACCTGCACGACCTCGCGACCCCCAGCCGGTCGGGCAAGCCCGACCTTCGGCGGATGCGCGCGGCCGCCATGTCGATCATCCCGAACACGACGGGGGCGGCGAAGGCGATCGGGCTCGTCGTCCCGGAGCTGAAGGGGAAGCTGGACGGGATGGCCCTCCGGGTCCCGGTGCCGGACGGGTCGATCACCGACCTCGTCGCGGTCGTCGACGGGGAGCCGAGCGCCGAGGACGTGAACGCGGCCTTCCGCGACGCGGCCGGCGGCCGGTACTCGAGCGTCCTCCAGTACACGGACGACGCCCTGGTCTCCCAGGACATCGTCGGGAACCCGTCCTCCTGCATCTTCAGCGCGAAGGACACCATGACCAACGGCAACGTGGTCAAGGTCCTCGGGTGGTACGACAACGAGTGGGGGTTCTCGTGCCGGCTCGTCGACCTCTGCGCGGTCCTGGAGCGCGCCGGGCTCTGA
- the pgk gene encoding phosphoglycerate kinase, which produces MDLPRLENADVEGRTVVVRADLNVPLQDGQVGDDFRIRAFLPTLEHLVSKGCRTVVCSHLGRPKGERRPELSLAPVAERLSELLGRQVDMTTDSVGPGVAEAARDLPPGGVLVLENLRFNPGSLEVSPGLNRR; this is translated from the coding sequence GTGGATCTCCCCCGACTCGAGAACGCTGACGTCGAAGGGCGCACGGTCGTCGTCCGCGCCGACCTGAACGTCCCCCTCCAGGACGGACAGGTGGGCGACGACTTCCGTATCCGCGCCTTCCTCCCGACCCTCGAGCACCTGGTCTCGAAGGGGTGCCGGACCGTCGTCTGCTCGCACCTCGGCCGGCCGAAGGGGGAGCGGCGCCCGGAGCTGAGCCTGGCTCCCGTGGCCGAGAGGCTGTCCGAGCTCCTCGGCCGCCAGGTGGACATGACGACCGACTCCGTTGGCCCGGGCGTGGCCGAGGCCGCGCGTGACCTCCCTCCCGGCGGCGTCCTCGTCCTGGAGAACCTGCGGTTCAACCCCGGGTCGTTGGAGGTCTCCCCGGGGTTGAACCGCAGG